A window of Nicotiana tabacum cultivar K326 chromosome 24, ASM71507v2, whole genome shotgun sequence contains these coding sequences:
- the LOC107832530 gene encoding uncharacterized protein LOC107832530, with translation MTSVCIYALVFLCISLGVSPSVAQLLGGGLLPGSGPGQVDNGLFPDISKCIASVLNVPGCVEEILTSFLSIRFRLIGPQCCKAALDIEESCWPKIFPLSSLFPLTLRSFCSIQGSLPPTFPPPQVPIVASVKTVKEKN, from the coding sequence atgacTTCCGTCTGTATATATGCACTTGTATTCTTGTGCATATCACTCGGGGTTTCTCCGAGCGTTGCACAATTACTTGGCGGAGGCCTTTTGCCAGGTTCAGGACCGGGTCAGGTTGATAACGGACTTTTTCCTGATATTTCCAAATGCATAGCATCAGTGTTAAATGTTCCTggatgtgttgaagaaattttaaCATCTTTCCTAAGTATTCGATTTCGATTAATTGGTCCTCAATGTTGCAAAGCTGCATTAGACATTGAGGAAAGTTGCTGGCCTAAGATTTTTCCTTTGAGTTCTCTTTTCCCTTTAACACTTAGGAGTTTTTGCTCCATACAAGGTTCATTACCACCAACATTCCCTCCTCCTCAAGTTCCAATAGTTGCTAGTGTGAAGACTGTCAAAGAAAAGAACTAA